The following are encoded in a window of Vespula pensylvanica isolate Volc-1 chromosome 2, ASM1446617v1, whole genome shotgun sequence genomic DNA:
- the LOC122638219 gene encoding elongation of very long chain fatty acids protein AAEL008004 isoform X1, which produces MTKHYILLNRFNPRIMCIWYFRLVNDWRERERERRMSALVDWYKDLMYNKNDPRTKDWFLISGPGPILTILITYLYFSLSAGPKYMRDKKPYNLKNTLIVYNFIQVLLSIYIVHEGLMSGWFYHYNFYCQPVDYSNDPVALRMTRAVYTYFVCKLIELLDTVFFVLRKKEKQISFLHVYHHGLMPFAAWIAVRWLPGGHGTLLGVINSFVHIIMYTYYMLAAFGPQMQPYLWWKKYLTSLQLLQFLIVGIHASLVLFNGCNFPKIPIVLLVINAGVFIYLFGSFYVVTYMKSYNVEKKNEQNDSETVKDKSN; this is translated from the exons ATGACAaagcattatatattattaaatcgatttaatccAAGGATAATGTGCATATGGTATTTCAGGTTGGTGAACgattggagagagagagagagagagagaagaatgtcGGCTCTCGTGGACTGGTACAAGGATTTGATGTACAATAAGAATG ATCCGAGAACGAAAGATTGGTTCTTGATATCGGGACCAGGTCCGATATTGACCATCCTCATTACctatttatacttttctctGTCGGCCGGACCGAAGTATATGAGAGACAAAAAGCCATATAATTTGAAGAATACTCTCatagtttataattttattcaagtATTGCTCAGCATATACATCGTTCACGAAGGTTTGATGTCAGGATGGTTCTAccattacaatttttattgtcAACCGGTCGATTACTCGAACGATCCAGTAGCATTAAGG ATGACTCGAGCCGTATACACGTACTTCGTATGTAAACTGATCGAACTATTGGACACGGTATTTTTCGTTCTacggaagaaggagaagcaaATATCATTCTTACACGTCTATCATCACGGGCTGATGCCTTTCGCCGCTTGGATCGCAGTTAGATGGCTGCCTGGTGGACACGGTACCTTACTCGGCGTTATCAACTCTTTCGTACACATCATCATGTACACCTACTACATGCTCGCTGCGTTCGGACCACAAATGCAGCCCTATCTTTGGTGGAAGAAATATCTGACGAGTTTGCAACTCTTGCAATTCTTAATAGTCGGTATTCACGCCAGTCTAGTCCTATTTAACGGTTGCAATTTTCCAAAAATCCCGATCGTCCTTTTGGTCATCAATGCCGGTGTCTTCATATATCTCTTCGGCTCGTTTTACGTTGTCACCTATATGAAATCTTACAAcgttgagaagaaaaatgagcaAAACGATAGTGAGACGGTTAAAGATAAATCGAATTGA
- the LOC122638219 gene encoding elongation of very long chain fatty acids protein AAEL008004 isoform X2 produces MSALVDWYKDLMYNKNDPRTKDWFLISGPGPILTILITYLYFSLSAGPKYMRDKKPYNLKNTLIVYNFIQVLLSIYIVHEGLMSGWFYHYNFYCQPVDYSNDPVALRMTRAVYTYFVCKLIELLDTVFFVLRKKEKQISFLHVYHHGLMPFAAWIAVRWLPGGHGTLLGVINSFVHIIMYTYYMLAAFGPQMQPYLWWKKYLTSLQLLQFLIVGIHASLVLFNGCNFPKIPIVLLVINAGVFIYLFGSFYVVTYMKSYNVEKKNEQNDSETVKDKSN; encoded by the exons atgtcGGCTCTCGTGGACTGGTACAAGGATTTGATGTACAATAAGAATG ATCCGAGAACGAAAGATTGGTTCTTGATATCGGGACCAGGTCCGATATTGACCATCCTCATTACctatttatacttttctctGTCGGCCGGACCGAAGTATATGAGAGACAAAAAGCCATATAATTTGAAGAATACTCTCatagtttataattttattcaagtATTGCTCAGCATATACATCGTTCACGAAGGTTTGATGTCAGGATGGTTCTAccattacaatttttattgtcAACCGGTCGATTACTCGAACGATCCAGTAGCATTAAGG ATGACTCGAGCCGTATACACGTACTTCGTATGTAAACTGATCGAACTATTGGACACGGTATTTTTCGTTCTacggaagaaggagaagcaaATATCATTCTTACACGTCTATCATCACGGGCTGATGCCTTTCGCCGCTTGGATCGCAGTTAGATGGCTGCCTGGTGGACACGGTACCTTACTCGGCGTTATCAACTCTTTCGTACACATCATCATGTACACCTACTACATGCTCGCTGCGTTCGGACCACAAATGCAGCCCTATCTTTGGTGGAAGAAATATCTGACGAGTTTGCAACTCTTGCAATTCTTAATAGTCGGTATTCACGCCAGTCTAGTCCTATTTAACGGTTGCAATTTTCCAAAAATCCCGATCGTCCTTTTGGTCATCAATGCCGGTGTCTTCATATATCTCTTCGGCTCGTTTTACGTTGTCACCTATATGAAATCTTACAAcgttgagaagaaaaatgagcaAAACGATAGTGAGACGGTTAAAGATAAATCGAATTGA